From a single Anabas testudineus chromosome 5, fAnaTes1.2, whole genome shotgun sequence genomic region:
- the vgll4b gene encoding transcription cofactor vestigial-like protein 4b isoform X2, protein METPLDVLSRAASFVHASEEESEAALRGDPRLQSLSLSSSSSSSSSSSSSSSSSSSSSISNHRTGPPPISPTKRKLSGDQGDSDMDDNEHVAKMSRLFAAQLKPNGDYRNSPISKDRSRSPIERVVVASGLGVHSNHLYSHAHHHHHMASLAVMDQPLALTKSSMDSARSSTAAMTTVPHTVSAVERQQNRPSVITCAPANNRNCNLSHCPVSHNGCSSLTNNYKRINTNTACDPVIEEHFRRSLGKNYKEAEPAVTNSVSITGSVDDHFAKALGETWLQIKNKGSPSSSSSSPNSSPDSHMVNHNHSPSVVS, encoded by the exons GTGAAGCAGCTTTGAGGGGGGACCCTAGACTTCAGTCCCTGTCCCtatcctcatcttcctcctcctcctcatcatcctcttcgtcgtcatcctcctcttcctcctcctccatctccaatCACAGGACAGGTCCTCCTCCCATAAGCCCCACCAAGAGGAAGCTGAGTGGAGACCAGGGCGACAGCGACATGGATGACAATGAGCATGTGGCAAAGATGAGCCGACTGTTTGCTGCACAGCT GAAACCTAATGGAGACTATCGCAACTCTCCCATCTCTAAGGACCGAAGCCGGAGCCCGATTGAACGTGTGGTGGTTGCCAGTGGTCTGGGAGTCCACAGCAACCACCTTTACAGTCAtgcccaccaccaccaccacatgGCCAGCTTAGCCGTTATGGATCAGCCACTGGCACTCACTAAAAGCAGCATGGATTCTGCACGTAGCAGCACAGCAGCCATGACCACAGTGCCGCACACAGTCAGTGCTGTGGAACGCCAGCAG AATCGTCCTTCAGTGATTACATGCGCCCCAGCCAACAACCGCAATTGCAACCTGTCTCACTGTCCAGTCTCCCACAATGGCTGCTCAAGCCTCACTAACAACTACAAGAGAATCAACA CAAACACAGCATGTGACCCTGTGATTGAGGAGCATTTCCGCCGCAGCCTTGGGAAGAACTACAAGGAGGCTGAGCCCGCCGTCACCAACTCTGTGTCCATCACAGGTTCGGTGGACGACCACTTTGCCAAGGCACTGGGTGAGACCTGGCTGCAGATCAAAAATAAGGGGAGTCCCTCGTCGTCCAGCAGCAGCCCAAACTCCTCCCCTGACAGTCACATGGTCAATCACAACCACTCCCCTTCCGTAGTTTCCTGA
- the vgll4b gene encoding transcription cofactor vestigial-like protein 4b isoform X1 has protein sequence MLLTKMDLLNYQYLDKMNNNIGILCYEGEAALRGDPRLQSLSLSSSSSSSSSSSSSSSSSSSSSISNHRTGPPPISPTKRKLSGDQGDSDMDDNEHVAKMSRLFAAQLKPNGDYRNSPISKDRSRSPIERVVVASGLGVHSNHLYSHAHHHHHMASLAVMDQPLALTKSSMDSARSSTAAMTTVPHTVSAVERQQNRPSVITCAPANNRNCNLSHCPVSHNGCSSLTNNYKRINTNTACDPVIEEHFRRSLGKNYKEAEPAVTNSVSITGSVDDHFAKALGETWLQIKNKGSPSSSSSSPNSSPDSHMVNHNHSPSVVS, from the exons ATGCTACTAACGAAAATGGACCTGTTGAACTACCAGTACCTGGACAAGATGAACAACAACATCGGCATCCTGTGCTACGAAG GTGAAGCAGCTTTGAGGGGGGACCCTAGACTTCAGTCCCTGTCCCtatcctcatcttcctcctcctcctcatcatcctcttcgtcgtcatcctcctcttcctcctcctccatctccaatCACAGGACAGGTCCTCCTCCCATAAGCCCCACCAAGAGGAAGCTGAGTGGAGACCAGGGCGACAGCGACATGGATGACAATGAGCATGTGGCAAAGATGAGCCGACTGTTTGCTGCACAGCT GAAACCTAATGGAGACTATCGCAACTCTCCCATCTCTAAGGACCGAAGCCGGAGCCCGATTGAACGTGTGGTGGTTGCCAGTGGTCTGGGAGTCCACAGCAACCACCTTTACAGTCAtgcccaccaccaccaccacatgGCCAGCTTAGCCGTTATGGATCAGCCACTGGCACTCACTAAAAGCAGCATGGATTCTGCACGTAGCAGCACAGCAGCCATGACCACAGTGCCGCACACAGTCAGTGCTGTGGAACGCCAGCAG AATCGTCCTTCAGTGATTACATGCGCCCCAGCCAACAACCGCAATTGCAACCTGTCTCACTGTCCAGTCTCCCACAATGGCTGCTCAAGCCTCACTAACAACTACAAGAGAATCAACA CAAACACAGCATGTGACCCTGTGATTGAGGAGCATTTCCGCCGCAGCCTTGGGAAGAACTACAAGGAGGCTGAGCCCGCCGTCACCAACTCTGTGTCCATCACAGGTTCGGTGGACGACCACTTTGCCAAGGCACTGGGTGAGACCTGGCTGCAGATCAAAAATAAGGGGAGTCCCTCGTCGTCCAGCAGCAGCCCAAACTCCTCCCCTGACAGTCACATGGTCAATCACAACCACTCCCCTTCCGTAGTTTCCTGA